One Anolis carolinensis isolate JA03-04 chromosome 5, rAnoCar3.1.pri, whole genome shotgun sequence DNA segment encodes these proteins:
- the cisd2 gene encoding CDGSH iron-sulfur domain-containing protein 2 — protein MVLESLARIIKVQLPAYLKRLPLPESIGGFLRLTVSEWLRLLPFLGVLALLGYLAIRPFLPKKKQQKDSLINLKIQKENPKVVNEINIEDLCHTKAVYCRCWRSKTFPVCDGSHNKHNESTGDNVGPLILKKKEV, from the exons ATGGTGCTGGAGAGCCTGGCCCGCATCATCAAGGTCCAGCTGCCCGCCTACCTCAAGCGCCTCCCGCTCCCGGAGAGCATCGGGGGGTTCCTCCGGTTAACAG TTTCAGAATGGCTGCGGCTGTTGCCTTTCCTGGGTGTCCTTGCTCTGCTTGGATACCTTGCTATTCGTCCATTCCTTCCcaagaagaagcagcagaaggATAGTTTGATCAATCTCAAGATCCAGAAGGAGAATCCCAAAGTAGTGAATGAAATCAACATCGAAGATTTATGTCACACTAAAGCAGTATACTGCAGATGCTGGCGCTCAAAAACG TTCCCTGTCTGTGATGGCTCTCACAATAAACATAATGAATCAACAGGCGACAACGTGGGTCCATTAATACTAAAGAAGAAAGAAGTCTAG